TTACACTAAGAACAGTCAAAGCACATACAAGCTCGATTTATAGTAAGCTAAATGTAAAGGATAGAATAGGGCTTGTGCTTTTAATGAAGCAGCTTGATGCATAAAATCTTGATTTATTTTTTTAAAAAATTAAGATTTTTCTTCAAAAACTATAAATTTTTATACATGTGCCCATAAGAAATACATACATAGCTTTTACTAGCTGAAGAATACAATAAATATAAAATTTTCAAATAAAAAATAATTTGATAAAACCTTAAATAAAAAATTCTAGCAAATTTATTTATAGCCGAGATAAGAAATCAGAAACTTTAGTCTTCTAAATCAATATCTACTTTTTCAACATTTGTTATGATATCTTTTGTATTTTTTTCGATATCGTGTTTATTTTTTTCAATAAGTGATCTATTTTGTCCAATCAAATCCCTATTTTCTTTAATACCATCACTATTTTGTTCAATTAATTTGCTAAGAGTTGATATTCTTTTCTCATAACGTATCATTAGAAAATAAATTACGTAAATTAGTAATAAAATTATCGCCCAAGGTAAAAATTGCATATTAAGTCCTTATATATTTTTTGTAATTATAGAAATTTTAGCTTTTAAAAAAAATAAAACCATAAAAATTATACATATTTCATAAATATTTAATGATGTATTATGGATTTAAATCTAATAAAAATTTGTATTCTTAAATGGCTGTATTTTATGATTTTAATTTTTATGAAAATTTTTTAAATTTCCCTTGACTTTTACCTTGTTTTGATATATAATTGCCACTTCACAAAACAGGTGCTGGTGTAGCTCAGTTGGTAGAGCTACTGCCTTGTAAGCAGTGGGTCGGCGGTTCAAGTCCGTTCACCAGCTCCATTTTTGTAACAGTGTTTGACCAGAAAATACCAAAATAGTTTATTAATGTTTAAGGTGAGATACTCAAGCGGCCAACGAGGGCAGACTGTAAATCTGCTGACTATGTCTTCCGTGGTTCGAATCCACGTCTCACCACCATTGTTATGCGGGAGTAGCTCAGTTGGCTAGAGCATCAGCCTTCCAAGCTGAGGGTCGCGGGTTCGAGCCCCGTTTCCCGCTCCAAAATTTGGGAAAATAAACTGGGAGCTGTATCTAGATTTTGCTAAACACAGTTATTCCTTACTTTATTTTCAAAATTTTTAGTTGTTTGTATTATTTAATTGGAATCATCTCTGCCAAGCGTTTTTCGCTCATATGGCTCAGAGGTAGAGCACTTCCTTGGTAAGGAAGAGGTCGCGGGTTCAAGTCCCGCTATGAGCTCCACTGGTTAATATGATTTTATTATGATTATACAAATTTGGTAAGAAAAAAAGACATATATCACATACGGAGGAAAAGATGGCTAAAGAAAAATTTTCACGTAACAAGCCGCACGTAAACATAGGTACTATTGGTCACGTAGATCATGGTAAAACTACATTAACAGCTGCAATATCTGCTGTTCTTTCACGCAAAGGACTTGCTGAGCTAAAAGATTATGATAATATTGATAATGCTCCAGAAGAAAAAGAGCGTGGTATTACAATTGCTACTTCACATATTGAGTACGAGACAGAGAAACGCCACTATGCCCACGTTGACTGCCCTGGTCACGCCGACTATGTAAAAAATATGATTACAGGTGCCGCACAAATGGATGGAGCTATTTTGGTTGTTTCTGCAGCTGATGGCCCAATGCCACAAACTAGAGAGCATATTTTATTATCACGCCAAGTTGGTGTTCCATATATTGTTGTTTTCATGAACAAAGCTGATATGGTTGATGATGCTGAGTTACTTGAATTGGTCGAAATGGAAATCCGCGAGTTACTTAATGAGTATAATTTCCCAGGCGATGATACACCTATTGTTTCTGGTTCAGCGCTTAAAGCTCTTGAAGAGGCAAAAGCTGGTCAAGATGGTGAATGGTCGGCAAAAATTATGGAATTAATGGATGCAGTTGATAGCTATATTCCAACTCCAGTTCGTGCGACAGATAAAGACCTTCTTATGCCGATTGAAGATGTTTTTTCGATTTCAGGTCGTGGTACAGTTGTAACTGGTAGAATCGAAAAAGGTGTTATTAAGGTTGGTGATACAATTGAAATTGTTGGTATTAAGCCAACTCAAACAACAACAGTTACTGGTGTTGAAATGTTTAGAAAAGAGATGGATCAAGGCGAAGCTGGTGATAATGTTGGCGTTCTTCTCCGTGGTACTAAGAAAGAGGATGTTGAGCGTGGTATGGTTCTTTGCAAGCCTAAATCAATTACCCCTCATACAAAATTTGAAGGCGAAGTCTATATCTTGACAAAAGAAGAAGGTGGTCGTCATACTCCTTTCTTTAATAACTATAGACCACAATTCTATGTAAGAACAACTGATGTTACTGGTTCAATTACGCTTCCAGAAGGAACAGAGATGGTTATGCCAGGTGATAATGTAAGAATTTCAGTCGAGTTGATTGCTCCAGTAGCACTTGAGGAAGGTACTCGTTTTGCTATCCGTGAAGGTGGTAGAACTGTTGGTTCAGGTGTTGTTTCAAAAATACTTGGTTAATTTATAAAAAATTGTCAAAGGGAGAATATTCCCTTTGATATTTTGAAAAGGACTTATATGAGAATTAAAATTGGTTTAAAATGCTCTGAAAGTGGTGATATAAATTATACAACAACTAAAAATAGTAAAACTACTACAGATAAAGTTGAGCTTAAAAAGTATTGCCCAAGATTAAAAAAACATACTATACATAAAGAAGTTAAATTAAAAAGTTAATTAAGAAGCTATTAGGGCAATAGCTCCAACGGTAGAGCGCTGGATTCCAAATCCAATGGTTGGGGGTTCGAATCCCTCTTGCCCTGCCACGACTAAGGTTAAGATTATGGAGAAAATTATAAATTATATTAAGCTTTCTAAATTGGAAATAATGAAGGTTATCTATCCTACAAAAGAACAAATTAGAAATGCTTTTTTTGCAGTTTTTATCGTAGTTGCTGTTGTATCACTTTTTTTAGCTCTTGTCGATGTTATTATGTCCTTTGTTCTATCTAAAGTTATATGATATAAGGAAAAGTAATGTCACATAAATGGTATGCTATACAGACTTACGCTGGAAGCGAAATGGCAGTAAAAAGAGGAATTGAAAATTTAGTAAAAGATCATGGAATAGAAGATCAGCTAAAAGAAGTTATAGTTCCTACAGAAGACGTAATTGAAATAAAAAATGGCAAGCAAAAAATCAACGAAAGAACTCTTTATCCAGGTTATGCTTTTGCATGCTTAGACCTTGATACAGCTCTTTGGCACAGGATTCAATCTTTACCAAAAGTTGGACGTTTTATTGGTGAAGCTAAAAAACCTACACCATTATCTGAAAAAGATATTAATACTATTTTGGAAAAAGTTCAAAAAAGAGCTGCGCCAAAACCTAAGATATTCTTTGAGGATGGTGAGAGTGTTCGTATAACAGAAGGTCCTTTTGCTAACTTTACAGGTATTGTTGAAGAATATGACATGATACATGGAAAACTTAGGCTTAATGTTTCTATTTTTGGTAGAAGCACCCCTGTTGATATTTTGTATTCACAAGTTGAGAAGATAATTTAAGGAGCAAGAAATGGCTAAAAAAGTTATAGGTGAAATAAAATTACAAATTGCTGCAACAAAAGCAAACCCTAGTCCGCCGGTTGGTCCAGCTCTTGGACAAAAAGGTGTTAATATTATGGAATTTTGTAAAGCCTTTAATGAGAGAACAAAAGATATGGTTGGGTTTAATATTCCAGTTGTTATAACTGTTTATGCTGATAAAAGTTTTACATTTATCACAAAACAGCCTCCTGCTACAGATCTTATTAAAAAGGCTGCAGGTATAACAAAAGGAACTGATAATCCTTTAAAAAATAAAGTAGGCAAACTAACAAAAGCTCAAGTTTTAGAAATAGTTGAGAAAAAACTTGTTGATTTAAATACAAATGATAAAGAGCAAGCAGCTAAAATTATTGCTGGTTCAGCTCGATCAATGGGTGTCGAAGTAATAGACTAAAACCTTTACCGTCAGGTTGATTAGCAAAAGACGGAAGCAATATATATGCGGAGAAATTTATGGGAAAAACTAGTAAGAGATTTCAAGAATTGCTCAAAAAAGTAGAGCAAGATAAAATTTATAACCTTAGTGAGGCTATTGATACAGTTAAAACTCTAGCTTCTGCTAAATTTAATGAAACAGTTGAGATTGCATTAAAATTAAATGTTGATCCAAGACATGCTGATCAAATGGTTCGTGGTTCAGTAGTTTTACCAGCTGGTACAGGTAAAACCGTAAGAGTTGCAGTTATTGCAAAAGATACTAAAGCTGATGAGGCAAAAGCAGCTGGTGCTGATATTGTTGGTGCAGATGATTTGGTCGAAGATATTCAAAAAGGTATAATGAATTTTGATGTTCTTATAGCTACTCCAAATTTAATGGGTCTTGTAGGTAAGGTCGGTAGAATTTTAGGACCAAAAGGATTAATGCCAAACCCAAAAACTGGCACAGTTACAATGGATGTTGCACAAGCTGTTAACAATGCAAAAAGCGGCCAAGTAAATTTCCGTGTTGATAAGCAAGGAAATATACATGCAGGTCTTGGTAAAGTTAATTTTACTAAAGAACAATTAAATGAAAATATTTCAACATTTATTAAAGCGATCAATAAACATAAGCCTGCAACAGCAAAGGGCAGATATGTTAGAAATGCTTCGTTGTCTTTGACAATGAGCCCATCTATAGCTCTTGATACTCAAGAAGTTATGGACTTAAAATAAAACTAAAAATTAAAATTTATATCTTAGATTGGAGATAGCCGAGGCCATTGGGCTTAATTGATTCGACCCGCTCTGCTTGAAATCACCGGTCGGAAAGGAGAAAAAGTGACACGTAACGAAAAAACTGAAGTTGTTGCAAAATTAGAGAGTGAATTTAAAACTGCTGAAGCTATTATAGTTTGTGACTATCGTGGCCTTTCAGTAAAGAAACTTGAAGTTTTAAGAAATTCTGCTAAAGAACAAAATGTAAAAGTTCAGGTTATTAAAAATACTCTTGCAAATATTGCTCTTAAAAATTCTGATAAAGTCGGAATGGAACTCAAAGATACAAATATCTATCTTTGGAGTGAAGATCAATTAGCAGTAACTAAAGTAGCCGCAAAATTTGAAGAGTCTAATGCTGATCTTTTTAAAATAAAAACAGCTTATATTGATGGCGAAGTTGCTAGCGTTGATAAAGTTAAAGCTCTATCTAAAATGCCTAGCCGTGATGAGCTTATTGCGATGCTTTTACAAGTTTGGAATGCGCCAATTCAAAATTTTACAATTGGTTTGAATGCACTTAAAGAGAAAAAAGAACAATCAGCTTAATTTAAATTAAAAAAATAATAAGGATTAAAAATGGCAATTACTAAAGAAGATGTATTAGAGTTTATATCTAATCTTTCTGTACTTGAACTTAGTGAACTTGTAAAAGAGTTCGAAGAGAAATTTGGTGTTAGCGCAGCTCCTGTAATGGTAGCTGGTGGTGCTGTTGCAGCAGGCGGTGCAGCAGCTGCAGCAGAGGAAAAAACAGAATTTAACATTGTCCTGGTTGATTCTGGTGATAAGAAAATCAACGTTATTAAAGTTGTTAGAGCGCTTACTGGTCTTGGTCTTAAAGAAGCTAAAGACGCAGTTGAGGGAACACCATCTGTTCTTAAAGAAGGCGTTAGCAAAGATGAGGCTGAGGCAGCTAAAAAAGAGCTTGAGGAAGCTGGTGCCAAGGTTGAACTTAAATAATTTTTTATTATTTGAGCTTAATATTTCAAGAGAGGGCATAGGCTCTCTCTTTTTTAAATTTTAGATGCCTTGTTAAAAGGCTATACTTTTCTTTCAAAATTACCACGAGGTAGATGCAATGTTAAATAGCTTATACTCAGGAAATCGTCTTAGGGTTGACTTCTCTAATGTCGTTAAGGAGATAGACGTTCCGAACCTACTACAACTACAAAAAAAGAGCTTTGATAATTTTTTAAATCTAAATAACAATCAAACAGAAAGCGGTATAGAAAAAGTTTTCAAATCAATCTTTCCAATACATGATCCGCAAAATCGTTTGACTTTAGAATATGTTGGCTCAGAAATTGGAAGACCAAAATATACAATTAGAGAGTGTATAGAAAGAGGTCTTACATACTCTGTAAATTTAAAGATGAAAATACGTCTTATCGTTCATGAGAAAGATGATAAGACAGGTGATAAAGTTGGTGTTAAAGATATAAAAGAACAAGAAATTTTTATACGCGAAATTCCACTAATGACTGATAGAATTTCATTTATTATAAATGGTGTTGAGCGCGTTGTTGTTAATCAACTCCATAGAAGTCCAGGTGTTATTTTTAAACAAGAAGAGAGTGCGACTGTTGCAAATAAATTAATTTATACAGCTCAAATAATACCTGATCGTGGCTCTTGGCTACATTTCGAATATGACACAAAAGATATTTTATATGTTAGGATAAATAAACGTAGAAAAGTGCCAGTAACTATATTATTTAGGGCGCTTGGATATAAAAAACAAGACATTATTAAGTTGTTTTATCCAATACAAAATTTAATTATTAAAAATAACAAATTCTTAACTCTTTTTAATCCTGAAGATTATTTGGGAAGAGTTGAATATGATATAAAAAACGAAGATGGAGAAATTCTTCACCAAGCAGGCAAACGTCTAACTAAGAAAAAAGCTGATAAGTTAATTGAAGATGGCGTAAAATTTGTTGAATACCCAGTTGAAGCACTTATTGGTAGATATTTGGCAAATCCTGTAATAAATACAGAGAGTGGAGAAATTTTATATGATACACTATCTGCTCTTGACGAGAATAAACTTGCAAAAATTTTAGCTGAGCATGAAAGTATTGAGATTATAAATAACTCTGCTGCTGGTGTTGATGATGCAATTATAAATTCTTTCATAGCTGATAACGATATGCTTAAGGTTTTAAAACAAACTGAGGGTGTGGATGATGAAAATGATCTTGCGGCTATTAGAATTTATAAGGTTATGAGACCAGGAGAGCCGGTTGTAAAAGAGGCTGCAAAGAGTTTTGTAAATGATATGTTATTTAATCCTGAGAGGTACGATTTAACAAAAGTTGGTCGTATGAAAATGAATCATAAGCTCTCTCTTGATGTGCCAGAATACGTTACTTTACTAACAAGTGAAGATATCATAAAAACTGCAAAATATCTTATAAAAGTTAAAAATGGACAAGGTCACATTGATGACCGCGACCATCTTGGTAACCGCCGTATAAGGTCAATCGGTGAGCTACTTGCTAGCGAACTTCACCTCGGTTTTGTAAAGATGCAAAAGGCTATCCGCGATAAATTTACAAGCTTAAGCAATAATACTGAAGAGATTATGCCATACGACCTCATTAATCCAAAAATGATTACTGCTACGATTATGGAATTTTTTACAGGCGGTCAGCTAAGCCAGTTTATGGATCAGACAAACCCACTTAGTGAAGTTACTCACAAGCGCCGTCTATCTGCACTTGGTGAGGGTGGCTTAGTAAAAGAGCGTGCTGGATTTGAGGTGCGTGACGTTCACCCAACTCATTACGGTAGAATTTGTCCAGTTGAGACTCCAGAAGGTCAAAATATTGGTCTTATCAATACGCTTTCAACCTATGCAAAAGTGAATGATCTTGGCTTTGTTGAAGCGCCTTACAAAAAAGTTATAGATGGCAAAGTGACTGATGATATAGTTTACTTGACCGCAACTCAAGAAGAGGGCAATGTTATAGCTCCGGCATCAACCAAACTTGATGAAAATGGACACATCGTTGAGGACTTGATTGAGGTTAGAAAAGATGGTGAGATGATGCTTGCCCGTAGAGAAGATGTTACTTTGATCGACCTTTGTTCTGGTATGATAGCTGGTGTTGCAGCTTCACTTATTCCATTCCTAGAGCATGATGATGCTAACCGTGCTCTCATGGGCTCAAACATGCAACGTCAGGCAGTCCCACTACTTCGCTCAACTGCTCCTATTGTTGGAACAGGTATGGAGAGCGTTATCGCAAGAGATGCATGGGAAAGTGTAAAAGCAAGACGTAGTGGTGTGGTTGAAAAGGTTGATAATAAAAATATATTTATTTTAGGCGAAGACGAAGCTGGTCCATATATCGATCACTACTCTTTGGAGAAAAATTTAAGAACAAACCAAAATACGACTTTTTCTCAACATCCGACAGTTAAAAAAGGTGATGAGATCGTTGCTGGTCAAATAATCGCTGACGGCCCAAGCATGGAAAAAGGCGAGCTAGCTATCGGTAAAAATGCACTAATTGCATTTATGCCTTGGAATGGCTACAACTACGAGGACGCGATCGTCATTAGCGAAAAAATGATACGTGAAGATGCTTTTACAAGTGTCCATATCTATGAAAAAGAGATCGAGGCTCGTGAGTTAAAAGACGGGGTTGAGGAGATAACAAAAGATATACCAAACGTCAAAGAAGAGGAGCTTATGCACCTTGATGAGAGTGGTATTGTCAAAATTGGTACAGAGATCAAGCCTGGCATGATCCTTGTTGGTAAAGTATCTCCAAAAGGCGAGGTTAAGCCAACTCCAGAAGAAAGATTGCTACGTGCGATCTTTGGTGAAAAGGCTGGCCACGTGGTAAATAAATCGCTTTACGCTTCAGCTTCGATGGAAGGCGTGGTTGTTGATGTTAAAATTTTCACCAAAAAAGGTTATGAAAAAGATAGCAGAACAAATAAAGCTTACGAAGAGGAGAAGACTCTTTTAGAAAAAGAACATCATGATAGACTACTTATGCTAGACCGCGAAGAGATGTTAAAAGTTACAGCACTTCTTTCTAAAAATCCACTAGCAAGTGATCAAGAGGTAAATAAAAAAGAGTATAAGAAAGGCTCAAAGATCAATAAGGCTGATCTTGAAAATATAAATAGATTTACTCTAAATGCTATCGTTAAAAGCTTTTCAAAAGATATCCAAAAGAAATATGATGAGCTAAAAAATTACTTCCAAAATGAGAAGAAAAAGCTCAAAGAAGAGCACGATGCTAAGATAGAAATTTTAGAAAAAGATGACATTTTACCAAGTGGCGTTGTAAAACTTGTAAAAGTTTATATAGCTACAAAACGCAAACTAAAAGTTGGCGATAAAATGGCTGGACGTCACGGTAATAAAGGTATCGTTTCAAATATAGTTAGAGAAGTCGATATGCCGTATCTTCCAAGCGGTCAGATTGTAGACATCGTGCTAAACCCACTTGGTGTTCCAAGCCGTATGAACATCGGTCAAATTTTAGAGAGCCACCTTGGTCTTGTTGGCTATCGCTTAGGTGAGCAGATCAATGAAATTTTTGAAACTAAAAAAGGCGAGTGGATAAAAGAGCTAAGAGCTAAGATGATAGAGATAGCAGGTGTTGCTAAGCTAATGGACGCTAAAAAAGCTCTTGGTAAGATGAGCGATGAGAAGCTTCTTGAATATGCAAAAGATTGGAGTAATGGCGTAAGATTTGCAACTCCGATTTTTGAAGGCGTTAAAGCTGACGAATTTGCAAAACTATTTGAGATGGCAAAGATAGATAGCGACGGCAAAACTGAACTATATGACGGACGCACAGGCTCAAAGATAAGAGAACGTGTTAATGTTGGTTGTATGTATATGCTAAAACTTCACCACTTGGTTGATGAGAAAGTTCACGCAAGAAGTACTGGACCATATAGCCTTGTTACACAACAACCAGTCGGAGGTAAGGCGCTATTTGGTGGTCAAAGGTTTGGTGAGATGGAGGTTTGGGCACTTGAGGCTTACGGTGCTGCTCATACACTAAGAG
The DNA window shown above is from Campylobacter concisus and carries:
- the rplL gene encoding 50S ribosomal protein L7/L12; this translates as MAITKEDVLEFISNLSVLELSELVKEFEEKFGVSAAPVMVAGGAVAAGGAAAAAEEKTEFNIVLVDSGDKKINVIKVVRALTGLGLKEAKDAVEGTPSVLKEGVSKDEAEAAKKELEEAGAKVELK
- the tuf gene encoding elongation factor Tu, translating into MAKEKFSRNKPHVNIGTIGHVDHGKTTLTAAISAVLSRKGLAELKDYDNIDNAPEEKERGITIATSHIEYETEKRHYAHVDCPGHADYVKNMITGAAQMDGAILVVSAADGPMPQTREHILLSRQVGVPYIVVFMNKADMVDDAELLELVEMEIRELLNEYNFPGDDTPIVSGSALKALEEAKAGQDGEWSAKIMELMDAVDSYIPTPVRATDKDLLMPIEDVFSISGRGTVVTGRIEKGVIKVGDTIEIVGIKPTQTTTVTGVEMFRKEMDQGEAGDNVGVLLRGTKKEDVERGMVLCKPKSITPHTKFEGEVYILTKEEGGRHTPFFNNYRPQFYVRTTDVTGSITLPEGTEMVMPGDNVRISVELIAPVALEEGTRFAIREGGRTVGSGVVSKILG
- the rplJ gene encoding 50S ribosomal protein L10 codes for the protein MTRNEKTEVVAKLESEFKTAEAIIVCDYRGLSVKKLEVLRNSAKEQNVKVQVIKNTLANIALKNSDKVGMELKDTNIYLWSEDQLAVTKVAAKFEESNADLFKIKTAYIDGEVASVDKVKALSKMPSRDELIAMLLQVWNAPIQNFTIGLNALKEKKEQSA
- the nusG gene encoding transcription termination/antitermination protein NusG — translated: MSHKWYAIQTYAGSEMAVKRGIENLVKDHGIEDQLKEVIVPTEDVIEIKNGKQKINERTLYPGYAFACLDLDTALWHRIQSLPKVGRFIGEAKKPTPLSEKDINTILEKVQKRAAPKPKIFFEDGESVRITEGPFANFTGIVEEYDMIHGKLRLNVSIFGRSTPVDILYSQVEKII
- the rpoB gene encoding DNA-directed RNA polymerase subunit beta gives rise to the protein MLNSLYSGNRLRVDFSNVVKEIDVPNLLQLQKKSFDNFLNLNNNQTESGIEKVFKSIFPIHDPQNRLTLEYVGSEIGRPKYTIRECIERGLTYSVNLKMKIRLIVHEKDDKTGDKVGVKDIKEQEIFIREIPLMTDRISFIINGVERVVVNQLHRSPGVIFKQEESATVANKLIYTAQIIPDRGSWLHFEYDTKDILYVRINKRRKVPVTILFRALGYKKQDIIKLFYPIQNLIIKNNKFLTLFNPEDYLGRVEYDIKNEDGEILHQAGKRLTKKKADKLIEDGVKFVEYPVEALIGRYLANPVINTESGEILYDTLSALDENKLAKILAEHESIEIINNSAAGVDDAIINSFIADNDMLKVLKQTEGVDDENDLAAIRIYKVMRPGEPVVKEAAKSFVNDMLFNPERYDLTKVGRMKMNHKLSLDVPEYVTLLTSEDIIKTAKYLIKVKNGQGHIDDRDHLGNRRIRSIGELLASELHLGFVKMQKAIRDKFTSLSNNTEEIMPYDLINPKMITATIMEFFTGGQLSQFMDQTNPLSEVTHKRRLSALGEGGLVKERAGFEVRDVHPTHYGRICPVETPEGQNIGLINTLSTYAKVNDLGFVEAPYKKVIDGKVTDDIVYLTATQEEGNVIAPASTKLDENGHIVEDLIEVRKDGEMMLARREDVTLIDLCSGMIAGVAASLIPFLEHDDANRALMGSNMQRQAVPLLRSTAPIVGTGMESVIARDAWESVKARRSGVVEKVDNKNIFILGEDEAGPYIDHYSLEKNLRTNQNTTFSQHPTVKKGDEIVAGQIIADGPSMEKGELAIGKNALIAFMPWNGYNYEDAIVISEKMIREDAFTSVHIYEKEIEARELKDGVEEITKDIPNVKEEELMHLDESGIVKIGTEIKPGMILVGKVSPKGEVKPTPEERLLRAIFGEKAGHVVNKSLYASASMEGVVVDVKIFTKKGYEKDSRTNKAYEEEKTLLEKEHHDRLLMLDREEMLKVTALLSKNPLASDQEVNKKEYKKGSKINKADLENINRFTLNAIVKSFSKDIQKKYDELKNYFQNEKKKLKEEHDAKIEILEKDDILPSGVVKLVKVYIATKRKLKVGDKMAGRHGNKGIVSNIVREVDMPYLPSGQIVDIVLNPLGVPSRMNIGQILESHLGLVGYRLGEQINEIFETKKGEWIKELRAKMIEIAGVAKLMDAKKALGKMSDEKLLEYAKDWSNGVRFATPIFEGVKADEFAKLFEMAKIDSDGKTELYDGRTGSKIRERVNVGCMYMLKLHHLVDEKVHARSTGPYSLVTQQPVGGKALFGGQRFGEMEVWALEAYGAAHTLREMLTVKSDDVEGRLSAYKALTRGENVPETGIPETFFVLTNELKSLALDVEVYDEDETNETN
- the secE gene encoding preprotein translocase subunit SecE — translated: MEKIINYIKLSKLEIMKVIYPTKEQIRNAFFAVFIVVAVVSLFLALVDVIMSFVLSKVI
- the rplK gene encoding 50S ribosomal protein L11 — encoded protein: MAKKVIGEIKLQIAATKANPSPPVGPALGQKGVNIMEFCKAFNERTKDMVGFNIPVVITVYADKSFTFITKQPPATDLIKKAAGITKGTDNPLKNKVGKLTKAQVLEIVEKKLVDLNTNDKEQAAKIIAGSARSMGVEVID
- the rpmG gene encoding 50S ribosomal protein L33 — its product is MRIKIGLKCSESGDINYTTTKNSKTTTDKVELKKYCPRLKKHTIHKEVKLKS
- the rplA gene encoding 50S ribosomal protein L1; protein product: MGKTSKRFQELLKKVEQDKIYNLSEAIDTVKTLASAKFNETVEIALKLNVDPRHADQMVRGSVVLPAGTGKTVRVAVIAKDTKADEAKAAGADIVGADDLVEDIQKGIMNFDVLIATPNLMGLVGKVGRILGPKGLMPNPKTGTVTMDVAQAVNNAKSGQVNFRVDKQGNIHAGLGKVNFTKEQLNENISTFIKAINKHKPATAKGRYVRNASLSLTMSPSIALDTQEVMDLK